The following are encoded in a window of Cucurbita pepo subsp. pepo cultivar mu-cu-16 chromosome LG12, ASM280686v2, whole genome shotgun sequence genomic DNA:
- the LOC111806498 gene encoding uncharacterized protein LOC111806498 codes for MMRIDAIKAPLPAGGGGKVGVGLDDDMADGMQCMDHPYRSNPGGICAFCLQEKLGKLVSSSLPLPIRGSSSSPSSPSVGSESNVVAVVGGGGGGGGGGGGGAPSNAISIGGSASRSVDFKVNRVDCHYNDTRRARIPFLLTKKKKKLVTAGAECNRMNDVVFKRSKSTTAPRRGQFPVDGDDGGGDFSPRKRGGFWSFIYHHAPSSSKTLAAREVENSNKGNGGNLAANGVILEEDESPNSHTTSFERKVSRSRSVGCGSRSFSGDFFERISTGFGDCTLRRVESQRESKSSKGPTVGNPSHRNAAGVDHHCIKERVKCGGLFSGFMMTSSSSSSSSSSYFVSSSAHELSRKPTPARAAAAGPIVSGGRSRTWAWAFASPMRAFKPSNSKDRKRSIIRQAAENNPTPDLNAIPSLLAVRS; via the coding sequence ATGATGAGGATCGACGCCATCAAAGCTCCGCTTCCGGCAGGCGGCGGCGGCAAGGTCGGCGTTGGCCTCGACGACGACATGGCTGACGGAATGCAATGTATGGATCATCCTTACCGGAGTAATCCTGGTGGAATCTGCGCCTTCTGTCTTCAAGAGAAGCTTGGAAAGCTGGTTTCGTCTTCTCTCCCGCTACCTATTCGAGGTTcgtcttcttctccttcttctccgTCGGTTGGATCTGAGAGTAATGTTGTTGCCGTCGTTGGCGGCGGaggtggcggtggcggcggcggtggtggtggtgctCCGTCGAATGCGATTTCGATAGGCGGCTCTGCTTCGAGAAGTGTTGATTTCAAAGTTAATAGGGTTGATTGTCACTATAATGATACGAGGCGGGCCCGGATCCCTTTTTTGTTGactaagaagaagaagaaattggttACGGCTGGGGCTGAGTGTAATCGAATGAACGACGTCGTTTTCAAGAGGAGCAAGTCTACGACGGCGCCGAGGAGAGGGCAGTTTCCCGTTGATGGCGACGACGGCGGCGGCGATTTTAGCCCTAGGAAGAGAGGGGGGTTTTGGTCATTTATCTACCACCACGCGCCGTCGTCATCCAAAACACTTGCGGCGAGGGAAGTGGAGAATAGCAACAAGGGCAATGGTGGTAATCTGGCGGCAAACGGCGTCATTTTAGAGGAAGACGAGAGTCCTAACAGCCATACGACGTCGTTTGAACGGAAGGTTTCGAGATCCAGATCCGTCGGGTGCGGTAGCCGGAGCTTTTCCGGCGATTTTTTCGAGAGAATCTCTACTGGTTTCGGAGACTGCACGCTCCGTCGAGTCGAGTCTCAGAGAGAAAGCAAGTCGTCGAAGGGCCCCACCGTTGGAAACCCTAGCCACCGCAACGCCGCCGGAGTCGACCACCACTGTATCAAAGAAAGAGTAAAATGCGGCGGTTTATTCAGTGGATTCATGATgacttcttcctcctcctcttcatcttcctcctcctaCTTCGTTTCATCCTCCGCCCACGAGCTCAGCCGTAAACCAACTCCGGCAAGAGCAGCGGCAGCAGGGCCGATCGTAAGCGGCGGCCGGAGCAGGACCTGGGCGTGGGCATTTGCAAGTCCGATGAGAGCTTTCAAGCCATCAAATTCAAAGGATCGAAAACGGTCAATAATCAGACAAGCAGCAGAAAACAATCCAACACCGGATTTGAACGCCATTCCATCATTGTTAGCCGTGAGAAGCTGA